CACTTTAAAGTCATAATTGACCTCACTTTCTTTGACCTCGCGTTGAGCTGGTCTCAGTGACATCGTTACAGGCGCAGAGGTATCAAGAGTAGTGGCAACAACTGCCCTGGTCTTGATACTTTTTTGACTGATCAGATCTCTTAGTTGTGACATCCTTACTTCCTCGCACTCAAACTCAGTCTGGCAATGGCGGTTAAATCTCGAGCATAGGCCGAGCGCGGTTCACGCACCACCAGCGGTATCCCCTCTACGGCGGCAGCTTCGGCAGCTTCATAGGCATTATTGACCTTAATCAGTGGGTAGCCCTGCAAGGCACCCTGGATGTGCTTTTCGACGTCTTTGACTTTACCAAAGGCGCGGTTGAGTATCACTGTCAATTTGCTAGCATCGAGACCAAGGTCTTTGAGTATGGTAAACCAGCGACCTGCTGCCGCAAGACAGGGTACAGTAGCCTCTATAACTAGATAGATATGGTCTAGATTGTCCAACAAAGTAATTAGGTGGCTGTCCACGTGGCGCTGCAAATCCACCACATAATCGAGCTGAGTCGTAGCATCTGTCTGATTGAGCGCCTTTAACTCACAAATGATGCTGGTGACGTCATCAATATCGGTACCAAGCGAGCGCGACAGCTCCAAACTGGGAGAGACAAGACCGAGCCTGCCATCAATCAATTGAGGGTCACGACTGACACAGGTATCGAGTAGTGCGCTTGTGATTTGACCCTGACGCAAACACAGATCATCAAGGCTAAAGCGTGGCTTGATATTGAGCAAGCAAGCCAGATCTGGTTGCTGCAAATGTGTATCAACAAGGACACAATCGCGTCCCAGACGGGCCAATGTAGCGCCAAGATTGAGCGCAAAAGTTGTAGCGCCGACACCGCCTTTAGCACCAAGCACACCAATGGACAAACCAGATGTAGTGGCAGCATCAGAGACTGGTTGGCTGGTATCAGCGCTTTTTTTGTTTAGACCCAGCATATTAAAACCTCTGATACGGAGCAAGTGCCGGAGCCAGTACCAGTGCATTGGCGCGACGACTGAGAGCACCAGGGGCACTAAAAGTACGACTGACAAAAGGCGCTATCTGAGCAGGAGCAGCACTTTTGCTCTGCAAACTGAGGCTTTTGGCATCGACACAACAATTTGGCATCACGGTAGACGGCGCCAGTTTTACAGTAATAGAGATAGCCGGTCCAGCCTGGGCACTGGGGTTAACCACCACATCGGTAATTTGCAAAAGAGCAAAGCCCGCTACTTCGTTAGCGGCATTACGAGCAGCCGGTCCCACTCCGATAGCAGGATCGCCTTTAATCACTGGCAACATATAAGTGTAGGGTCTCAGTTTAATAGCGCCAAAGGCGGCACTGAGTCGACTCAACTGATTGTCATAAGCACTGCCAGAAGGCTTAATAACGCCCAAATAAGCTCCGCGCTCCACCGCCTGTGGAGGCAGTTGAGGGGTTGCCTGGGGTACAAAATAATTGATTTGACTGACCAGATCCGACACGGCGATTTCACCTTGTACATCGGCGTAATAATCAATTGAGTTACCGCTCTTTAGATTGACCAGACCAGCTTTGATATGACCAGCTGGTACAACATCACTAGTGTTTTTTACTAGATCCAGCACATAAGTAGACTGAGGCGCACTGGAGGAGGCAATAGCTGCAAACTGTTGATTACTAATGGCTACCGGAAAGGCAGCAAAGCCAATCTTAGATTGCTCAGAAAGATCGCTAGTGAGGCGGTCCACGCCTTTGCCGATGCGGGTGGCAGGCTGACCCACCACATCCACACTAAATTGAGGGTCGGTGGTCAAAACCGAACTATCTCCGCCACCAAAAGCAAAGACCAGCGGCATAAAAAGATTTTGTAGAGCGTCAGTGCCGTTTCTCTTTACTTTAAGTCTGACAAAAAATTCCTGGTCATCTTGCAAATTGACAGGAAACTCCACTTTGTCTGCATCAAACCTAACAGCACTGACACTCTCGCCAGTGCTATCGGGACCTTTGAGGGCGCTATGCCACGGGGCTTCACCCAGGTCTCCATTGATTTTGGCTAGAGCATCAATAATGTGTTGCCGTGCTAGAGCGCCGTTATAAAACTCCTCAGGTGTAACAACCTGGCGACTGTATGCAGCCAGGGCGGCACTTTGAGCAGCAAAACGCAATTGCCCTACAGTATAAGCAGAACGCATTACGTCTATAGTCAGAGCGAGAAAAGCTACAGCCACGACGATCAAAAAAACCGCCAGTGGAAAAATAGCGCCCTGCTCTCTTCTCATTTATTTCTCGACCTGAGCTTGGGGCCGGGGAAATTCCTGAATCTCGCGGCGATTGCCTGAGAACACTTCTACGGCCCATTGAGCAGCCTTTTGCACCGACTGCACTGGCTCAGTCAAAATAGCCTGAGCCGATGGCATTAAATAAGGTACTGGAGGCGGTGGCGGTGCTGCTGGGAAGTTAACGGCAACAGGAGCTTGTGTGACAGTGGATGGCTCGACAAGAGCCTTTTGTAGAGCCTTTTGTGGTAGCAAATCGTCTTCGCCAACGCCGTAGCTTCTGGGCTCCATGCGACTCAATCGATTGCGCAAAAGTAGTTTGATATGACCGGTTTCTTCTGCCTGAGCGAGCACTTCTCCTTGCTCAGGAGTAACTGCCAGAGTGATATGGGCAGCATCCTGACCCTGCAAACTGCGACTCTTTAGAGCCTCTTTGGGGACAGCAAAAATGACCTGGATGTTTTGACAAATAGTCTTGGTGTACTTTTTACCATCTTTAACTGCGGTAAAGAGAATATCGACCTTGTCACCGCTAGCGATACCATGATCGACTAGAGCTTCTTCGTCGAGCTTGAGGGTCATTGCTCTTTCGTGGGTCTCAACCTGCTGAGATAGACTGGAGTTTGCAGGCAAAAGCGAAGTGGCTCTGAGTGGCTCACCCTTGGGCACAAAGCTGCGAGCAATACGACCAATAACCAGATTGTTTTTAGCAAACAAATCGGCACTGTAATAATCCTGGGGAATGGTGACATAGTGCAAAGAAGAATAGGTCAAACGTGTACCAGGCATGATGTCCTGACCCGCTCCCACCACTTGCATCTGCACTACTTTTGGTGCTTGCTGCGCCAAAAAGCCTTGACGATGGCAGCCACTAGCAAAACCACGACCAGCCCTGCCAGTACGGCACTGACTGGATTGAGCTT
Above is a window of Candidatus Obscuribacter sp. DNA encoding:
- a CDS encoding AAA family ATPase, whose protein sequence is MLGLNKKSADTSQPVSDAATTSGLSIGVLGAKGGVGATTFALNLGATLARLGRDCVLVDTHLQQPDLACLLNIKPRFSLDDLCLRQGQITSALLDTCVSRDPQLIDGRLGLVSPSLELSRSLGTDIDDVTSIICELKALNQTDATTQLDYVVDLQRHVDSHLITLLDNLDHIYLVIEATVPCLAAAGRWFTILKDLGLDASKLTVILNRAFGKVKDVEKHIQGALQGYPLIKVNNAYEAAEAAAVEGIPLVVREPRSAYARDLTAIARLSLSARK
- the cpaB gene encoding Flp pilus assembly protein CpaB, whose amino-acid sequence is MAQQAPKVVQMQVVGAGQDIMPGTRLTYSSLHYVTIPQDYYSADLFAKNNLVIGRIARSFVPKGEPLRATSLLPANSSLSQQVETHERAMTLKLDEEALVDHGIASGDKVDILFTAVKDGKKYTKTICQNIQVIFAVPKEALKSRSLQGQDAAHITLAVTPEQGEVLAQAEETGHIKLLLRNRLSRMEPRSYGVGEDDLLPQKALQKALVEPSTVTQAPVAVNFPAAPPPPPVPYLMPSAQAILTEPVQSVQKAAQWAVEVFSGNRREIQEFPRPQAQVEK